A single region of the Montipora capricornis isolate CH-2021 chromosome 13, ASM3666992v2, whole genome shotgun sequence genome encodes:
- the LOC138028378 gene encoding protein Wnt-4a-like gives MQALFFTTAILLTLCAAVQRIQGIRWLGIKIPSENYWNKTDCRKTHGFVGDQYKICRRFPSVMKYVSVAMEMTKRECQAQLTNRRWNCSTIDNAPSYYNDLKRGTKESAFVYSLASAAVAYSVTHACSIGRLDVCSCGRKPKLALEKENWIWGGCNDNIAYGVRYSTKFTDAVEKKRIKGLEPIATGRALMNLHNNEAGRTAVRDKMEIICRCHGVSGSCETKMCFRRLSDFKNVATVLKKRYDNVINVVSRSKGQNKQMLKPKRGKRYTPRDLIALDPSPNFCKKSESRGTLGTLERKCNPETTGKGSCAYMCCGRGHKTFEQEIEERCECRYYWCCYVKCKKCKKTITVSTCL, from the exons ATGCAGGCTCTGTTTTTCACCACTGCAATCTTGCTGACACTTTGTGCCGCTGTACAGAGAATCCAGGGAATTCGTTGGCT AGGCATTAAGATCCCCTCAGAAAACTATTGGAACAAGACCGATTGTCGTAAAACTCATGGGTTCGTTGGCGATCAGTACAAAATTTGTAGACGATTCCCTTCTGTTATGAAATATGTATCTGTGGCGATGGAAATGACAAAAAGAGAATGTCAGGCACAGTTAACAAACAGAAGGTGGAATTGTAGCACGATCGACAATGCTCCAAGTTATTACAACGATCTGAAAAGAG GAACAAAGGAATCAGCTTTTGTGTACTCTCTTGCCTCGGCCGCTGTAGCGTACAGCGTAACTCACGCCTGCAGTATTGGAAGGTTAGACGTGTGTAGTTGTGGAAGAAAACCGAAGTTGGCActagaaaaggaaaattggaTTTGGGGAGGATGCAATGACAACATTGCTTACGGCGTCAGATACAGTACGAAGTTTACGGACGCTGTGGAGAAGAAACGTATAAAGGGACTGGAACCGATTGCCACAGGCCGTGCACTCATGAACTTGCATAATAACGAAGCAGGAAGAACG GCTGTTCGAGATAAGATGGagatcatttgcagatgtcacgGTGTTTCAGGTTCGTGCGAAACCAAAATGTGTTTCCGACGTTTGAGCGACTTCAAAAATGTGGCAACGGTCCTCAAGAAAAGATATGACAATGTTATTAATGTTGTCAGCCGGAGCAAGGGCCAAAATAAACAGATGCTCAAACCGAAACGAGGCAAACGGTACACTCCACGGGATCTCATCGCCTTGGATCCGTCTCCTAACTTTTGCAAAAAGAGTGAATCCCGCGGGACTTTAGGGACATTGGAACGGAAGTGTAATCCCGAGACAACGGGAAAGGGGAGTTGTGCTTACATGTGTTGTGGTCGAGGACATAAGACATTTGAGCAAGAGATAGAGGAGCGCTGTGAATGCCGCTATTACTGGTGCTGTTATGTGAAatgcaaaaaatgcaagaagaCGATCACAGTTAGCACGTGTTTGTGA